The region TGCTACCTCGCCCACGAACGCGCCTGGACCCGGCTGTGTGACGACGGCCACGCCATGGCCCTGATCTTGGAAGACGACGCCACCTTGGCCGACAGCCTGCCGGCCCTCCTGGAAACCCTGAGCCAGACCGACCCCGCCACCCGGCCCTGGCAGGTGGTCCGCCTCGCCTCCTTACGCGCCAAAGCCATGGCCAAGGCCGTGGCCCGCCACAAAACGCCCCAGCCCCTGGGCGGCCCCCATGCCCTCTATCGCCTGAAAACCCACGTTCTTGGCCTGCAAGGCTATGTCATGACCGCCGAGGGCGCACGCCGCATGCGGGCCTATGGCGAAAAGATTTTCATGCCGGTGGACCACATGATGGACCGCTACTGGGAAAACGGCCTCGACCCCTATATTGTTTTCCCCTTCCCGGTTGGCCACCAAGACGCACTCCCCTCGGCCATCGGGACCCGCGACCCCCGACGCCGTTACGCGCAGGGCAAGGGCGTTTTATGGCGCCGGCGCCTCAACCGCTGGCGAGACGGCGTGGCCAAGCGCTGGTATGCCCTGCGTCACCCCTGAGCGAGGCGTCGCATGCACATTTTCATTCTCCACCCGCCTGGCGCCCCCCCCTCGCCTCTGGCGCCCCTCGCCGCCTTTCCCCAAACCCCCCTCGCCGTCCCCGATCCGGCCACCCTGAGCGACGCCGCACGCGCCCCGGTCGATGAAGGGTGTTGACGACGGAAATCTGGAGGGCGTCTTCGGGGTGTTTCATTGCAAATCCCCTCCGCGGAATATTGAAAAAATCAAAATGACCTGAGCGACAAGTACCGCCGCCCACTTTGCAATAAGTGTCGCCTCATCCATCGTCGCTCACCTTGAGCGCAGCGAGCGCCGCCTTTCGCGCCTCGATCGGTCCGACGCTCTTGCTCATGATTGTGCAGGTGCGCTGCGCCTCATACTGAAGGCCGCAGCCCACCCGCCGCTGGACCAGAGCAACAAAACCGAGGCGCGACAGGCCCAGGGCCACATCTTTGACGACTTGGCAGGCCCGACGGTCGTCGGCGCGGATGTAAACCACGGTCTCGCCGGGTGCGGCGTTGCGCACGGCACGGACGAGGCCGGCTGGGGTCATGGCGGGGCGCTTCATCGCAGCACCTACAGCCCGACAGCGGCGCGATACACCGACAGAAACTCATCTTCTTCGGCGAGGGCCTGCTTGCTTTTCTTGCGCATGGCAATCAGCTTGCGCAGGATCTTGACGTCAAAGCCGGACGACTTGGCTTCGCTATAAACCTCGCCGATGTCGTTGGCGATGTTGGCTTTTTCCTCTTCCAGCCGCTCGATCCGGGCCACGAAGGGAGGGCGTCGGCGTCCTCCATGATGTCCCGAACCGCGGGGCCAATCTTCTCGACGGAACCACGCCATGCCGATGATCCGAACCGGTTTCATCTCTCGATCTCCTCGCCGGGTGCGGTTGCCGCCGCACGTTCCGGGTGACTGCTGACAAAGAGATCGTCCGATGATTCGGGGAAACGGGTCCATGTGAATCGCTATAGGTGCAAACAATGACCAAACCGCGCGAACCACTGTCTATCGAGGATGCCATCATGAAGGTGATGGTGGGTCTGGGGCGTGAGAAGGCGGCGGCCGTCGTCGGCAAAAGTGTCACGCACGTCTACCGGTGGACAGACCCAGACCACGACACCAAGC is a window of Pararhodospirillum photometricum DSM 122 DNA encoding:
- a CDS encoding glycosyltransferase family 25 protein; the protein is MPLPIYVLSLPAAASRRAPLLDALNRLGLAATLIDGVTPETLSESDHARYDRARCLGLYGVDMLPGEVGCYLAHERAWTRLCDDGHAMALILEDDATLADSLPALLETLSQTDPATRPWQVVRLASLRAKAMAKAVARHKTPQPLGGPHALYRLKTHVLGLQGYVMTAEGARRMRAYGEKIFMPVDHMMDRYWENGLDPYIVFPFPVGHQDALPSAIGTRDPRRRYAQGKGVLWRRRLNRWRDGVAKRWYALRHP
- a CDS encoding DUF2312 domain-containing protein, coding for MKPVRIIGMAWFRREDWPRGSGHHGGRRRPPFVARIERLEEEKANIANDIGEVYSEAKSSGFDVKILRKLIAMRKKSKQALAEEDEFLSVYRAAVGL